TGAAAATGCGGAAATAGGGCTGGGCGTCGCAGCCGGAGGAGGATGCCCATTGCCAGCCGCCGTTGTTGGCGGAGAGGTCGAAGTCGTTCAGGTGTTCGGCGAAATAGGCTTCGCCGCGGCGCCAGTCTATGCCCAGGTCTTTGATGAGAAAGCAGGCGGTGACCATGCGCAGGCGGTTGTGCATGTAGCCGGTCTGGTTTAGTTGCAGCATGGCGGCATCGACCAGGGGGTAGCCGGTGCGGCCTTCACACCAGGCGGCGAAGTGGGCGTCAGCTTGCGGGCCGGTTTCCCACTGTATGGCATCGTAATCTGGTTTGAAGGAACGGCTTGCCACATGCGGGTGGTGATGCAAGATCATGAAATAAAAGTCGCGCCAGACCAGTTCAGACAACCAGATTTCTGCACCGCAATTCGCAGAGATGCGCATTTGCCGTACGGCTTCCTGCACCAGTTGCCGTATCGATATCGTACCAAAGCGCAAATGGACTGACAGATACGACGGCCCCTTGACCGCCGGAAAATCACGCGACTGCTCATATAGCTTCATACGGCCCACAAAATCTTCCAGCAAAGCCTTTGCACCCGACATGCCTGCGGCAACAGGCATGCGGCGCTCAGTTGCCAATGCAAAGCCCATTTCGGCCAGCGTCGGTATGGTTTGCGCTGAGATGCTGCTTAGCTTGTGCGCATATTTTTCTATAGGGTAAGAGCGCGAATAAAAGTCGCTTCCTTCTGCATGGAATTTTTTCAGCCAGGCATTTTTGTAGGGAGTGAAAACAGAGAAGGGCGCATTCGCCAGCGACAAGACTTCGGCCTTTTCAAAAATAACCTGATCTTTAAAACTCAGAAATGCACAATTTTGTTTTAATAATTCTTGCCTCACAGACTCATCACGGGTCGCAGCCTGTGGTTCGTAATCATGATTGGTGAACACGGCATCCACACCAAGCTCGGCCACCAGTTGCGGTATGGCTGTTTCTGCATGGGCATAACGCACCAGCAAGCCACTGCCCATCTGCTGTAATTCTTGATCCAGTTCAAGAATACTTTCATGAATAAAGGCAACGCGCCTGTCATTTTCTGGCAAATTGTCTAATATTGTTTTATCGAAGATAAAAGCGCAGCAGACCTCATCACTTTGCCGCAGGGCATGGTATAGGGCAGCATGGTCAAAATTACGCAGGTCGCGGCGGAACCAGACCAGCGAACGAGGGTAATGGGCTTTATGGGCTTTATTTTCTTGCATGATCTGTTTGATAGTGTGGTCAAAACGCTTGTGGCACCTTAGCACACATCGAAAATACACGCTAAAAATGCTAAAATGTGACTATGGCGAAGCAAACAAAATCACTACATACCAATCTGCACGACGATGCAACACAGTCGGCCCCGATGACTTCCAGACATAAATTTCAGGTGAAAAGCGAAGACGATAACAATTTGGAATTGAATTTAACCAATCATTTCCTGATTGCAATGCCATCCATGATGGACCCCGTCTTTGGCGGCACGGTGATTTATCTATGCGAGCACAGCCCGCGTGGTGCCATGGGCATGGTCATCAACCGCCCCATAGAGCTGACCGTGGCTGGCCTGTTTGACCGCATAGACCTGAAGCTGGAAATCATTCCTGATTCCCACCCCATAGGCAAACGTCCCGTCATCTTTGGCGGGCCGGTGCAAGATGACCGTGGCTTTGTCTTACATACCCCTGTTGGCGCTTATTCATCTTCGCTCAAGGTCACAGACGAGATCGCTTTCACCACCTCACGCGATGTGCTGGAAGCCGTGGCAGCCGGTGACGGGCCAGAACAAGTCCTGATCAGCGTCGGTTATGCCGGCTGGGGGGCTGGCCAGCTGGAGCAAGAGATACTGGCCAATGGCTGGCTGACAGTCGCTGCTGATGCACGCATCCTGTTCGATTTACCGCTGGAAGAACGTTTTGCCGCCGCCATCAAATTGCTGGGGATAGACCCATTGATGCTGGCAGCCGAAGCGGGGCATGCCTGATGGCTGCAAGCGAAGGTACGGTACTCGCCTTTGATTTTGGTTTAAAGCGCATAGGCGTTGCCGTTGGCAATACCTTTTTACGCCAGGCTGAAGCACTCAGCATCATCCACGCCCCTACCAATGACGGCAAATTTGCCGACATCACCAAGCTCATAGAAAAATGGCAGCCTGTGCTGTGCGTGGTAGGTTTGCCCATGCACCCCGATGGTGCCGATAATGAAATGACACAGCGCTGCAAGCGCTTTGCGAATCAGCTCAATGGCCGCTTCAACCTGCCTGCCGTGCTGGTCGATGAACGCTATTCTTCTGCCGTACTCTCAGGCTCGCGTGGCGAGTTCATCGACGACGATGCGGCTGCCCTTATTCTGCAACAATATTTTGATGAAACGCCATGACTACCACGACGATTAATGCTGCCCAGCTTGATGCAGAAACCCTGTATCAGCAGCTACTGGAGCAAATCAGGCCACATGCGCTGGCACAAGACAAATTGGCCATCGTTGGCATTTACTCCGGCGGTGCCTGGATAGCGGAGCGCCTGGTGCAAGACCTGGGCTTACCGAATAAAGCAGGTCGTATTGATGTGTCTTTTTACCGCGACGACTATGCCGCCAAAGGCCTGCATGCCGAAGTCAAACCTACGCAAATTCCTTTCGATGTCGATGGTGCACAAATCATTCTGGTAGATGATGTGTTATATACAGGCCGCACCACCCGTGCCGCCATCAATGAATTATTTGATTATGGCCGTCCGGCCCGCATCATGCTGGCTACCCTGGTAGATCGCGGTGGCCGCGAATTGCCGGTGGCTGCTGATTTTGTAGCCCATACCGCCTCATTTGAACCCGCCGTCTCTGTCAATCTGCAACGTGCAGTTGATGGCACTTTCAGCATCTCTGTCGATCATGCATAATCCCCAGCTCAATAAACACGGTGAACTCCAGCATTTGCTGACGATAGACGGCTTGCCAAAAGCCATCGTCAACCATATTCTCGATACCGCATCTTCCTTCGTCAGCGTCAGCGACAGGGAAGTTAAAAAAGTGCCGCTGATGCGTGGCAAAAGTGTCTTCAATCTGTTCTTTGAAAACTCTACCCGCACACGCACGACGTTCGAGATTGCCTCCAAGCGCTTGTCGGCAGATGTCATCAATCTCAATATCGCCGCTTCCAGTACCAGCAAGGGTGAATCCCTGCTCGACACCATCGACAATCTGGCCGCCATGCATGCCGACATGTTTGTCGTGCGTCATGCCACTTCAGGCGCACCTTTCCTGATCGCCAAGCATCTGAACGACACCAAACAGCACCATGTACACGTGGTAAATGCCGGTGATGGCCGCCATGCTCACCCCACCCAGGGTTTGCTGGACATGTACACCATACGCCACTACAAAAAAGACTTCACCAATCTGACAGTCGCCATTGTCGGTGACGTCTTGCATAGTCGAGTCGCCCGTTCTGATATCCATGCATTGACCATGCTGGGTGTGCCGGAAGTACGTGTGATAGGCCCACGTACCCTGTTGCCCGGTGGTCTGGAACAAATGGGTGTGCGAGTGTTCAATAACATGGATGAAGGTCTCAAAGGTGTCGATGTCATCATCATGCTGCGCTTGCAAAATGAACGCATGAGCGGTGCCTTGCTGCCTTCTGCACAAGAATATTTCAAGAGCTATGGCCTGACACCTGAACGTCTGGCCTTGGCAAAATCAGACGCCATCGTCATGCATCCCGGCCCCATGAACCGTGGTGTGGAAATTGATTCTGCCGTGGCCGATGGCCCGCAGGCAGTGATACTGCCGCAAGTGACTTTTGGTATCGCCGTGCGCATGGCTGTCATGAGCATCGTTGCAGGCAACAGCGGCGGGGCATGAGGAGAATATGAAGATACATATCAAAAATGGCCGCGTGATTGACCCGGCAAGTGCTAGCGATGCAGTACATGACGTGTTTATTGCTGCAGGCAAGATCGTCGCTATAGGTCAGGCACCTGCCGACTTTGTCGCCAATAAAACTGTTGATGCAACAGGTTTGATCGTTGCCCCTGGTCTGGTCGATCTGAGTGCCCGCCTGCGTGAGCCTGGTTTTGAATACAAGGCCACGCTGGAATCTGAATTACAGGCCGCCATGCGCGGCGGCGTCACCAGTCTGGTGTGCCCGCCAGATACTGACCCTGTGCTTGATGAATCAGGCCTGGTAGAAATGCTCAAGCAAAGAGCGCGCATGCAAAACAAGGCCCACGTTTATCCGCTAGGGGCGTTGACTGTCGGTCTGAAGGGCGAATCCCTGACCGAGATGGCTGAGTTGACTCAGGCTGGCTGCATAGGTTTTTCACAGGCTGAAGAAACCATCGCCAATACCAATACCCTGCAGAGGGCTTTGGATTACGCTGCCACCTTTGGTTTCACCGTCTGGCTGCGTCCGCAAGATGCCTACATAGGCCAGGGCGGTGTCGCCCACAGCGGCCCGCTGGCTTCACGCCTGGGTTTGTCTGGCGTGCCTGTCATGGCCGAGACGATAGCCCTGCATACCCTGTTTGAACTCATGCGTGCCACTGGCGCCAAAGTGCATCTGTGTCGCATCTCTTCTGCCGCAGGTCTTGAGTTGATACGCAAGGCCAAGAAAGAGGGCTTGCCGCTCACCTGTGACGTTGGTGCTCACCATGTGCATCTGACGGACGCTGATATTGGTTACTTCGATTCCAACGCCCGCCTGACCCCGCCTTTACGCAGCCAGCGTGACCGCGATGCCATTTCTGCGGCATTGAAAGACGGCACCATCGATGCGATATGCTCAGACCATACACCGGTCGACGATGATGAAAAATTGCTGCCCTTTGCTGAGGCCTCACCCGGTGCCACCGGCCTGGAATTATTGTTGTCACTGGCGCTGAAATGGGCAGAAGACAGCCGTGGTGACGTCAGCTTGATGCTGGCACTGTCCAAGATCAGCCAGCATGCCGCCAGAGTAGCAGGTGTGCCCGCCGGACAAATCGCCGTAGGCCAGGCAGCCGATATCTGTATCTTTGATCCTGTCACACGCTGGAAGGTAGAAGCCAAAGCCCTCGCCAGCCAGGGCAAGCACACGCCTTTCCTGGGTTATGAATTGCCAGGCGTGGTCAAGGCCACGATAGTGTCAGGGCATATTGCGTTTGATGCGCTTCATTGAATCTGATTCGATTCAATCAGCTAAATCAGTGATTTTTTTGAGACTGATGTAGTCGCGTTATTGGGTAATAAAATGATTTTCTGGGAGTATGGTTCACCGTACTCCCGTTTGTTTTATTGCGATTTGAATTTTTATCTTAGCCTTTGTGGGCATGGGCGTTTGGGCATGATCGTTTGGCATTTTTTCCGGATATTTCTCCATCTTACGGCAGGTCTGCTGACTTGTGCATTGATTTTTCCGTTTTCTTCTGATGCCAGGCGTGACTATCTGGTACGCCGCTGGTCGGTAAAATTACTGGCCATCTGTACTGTGGATGTGGCTTTCAAGGATAAAAGCGAGGGGGCTGTGAATCCGTCGGCGATGATCGTTTCCAACCATGTGTCATGGCTGGATATTTTTGTCATCAATACCCTGCATCCTTGCCACTTCGTCGCCAAGTCTGACATCCGCAACTGGCCTTTGCTGGGCTGGTTATGTGAAAAGGCTGGTACAATTTTTCTGGTGCGCGGCAGGCAGCGCGACGTGCGCCGTATTTACGAAGGCCTGGTACATCAGATAGAAGCAGGCAAGCGCATTGCTTTTTTTCCCGAGGGTACGACGGCAGCGCAAGGTAATCTATTATCCTTTCATGCCAACCTGTTTGAAGCGGCAATAGAAGCACATGTACCTGTGCAACCCTTTGTTGTGCGCTATCTTGATGCGCAGGGGCAGCTTCACCCTGCCGCTGATTTTATTGGTGACATGACTTTTGCAGAAAGCATGCGCATCATCCTGCTGGCACCGCGCATGACGGCAGAACTGGTACGCTTGCCTGCGATTCCTACCGAAGGTGCGCACCGCAGGGAAGTGGCGCAAGTGGCGCGTGCAGCGGTGATGAAAGAACTGGGAATAAGCGAGTAAGGCTTAACCCGGTTTTTGTTGCTGCGGACAATCTATCTGTACGACTTGCCTGTCTTCCAGCGCAACGGCAGTCAGTTTACCACCCCAGACGCAGCCGGTATCCAGGCTGATCAGATTGTCACGCAAGATCAGGCCCAGGGTGGACCAGTGACCAAATACCAGCGTGTTTTTTTCACTGGCACGTGACAGATCAAACCAGGGGGCAAAGCCTTGCGGTGCGCTTTCCAGGCCATCCTTGCTGTCAAAGTCCATGACGCCATCTGCACTGCAAAAACGCATGCGTGTCAGTGCGTTGATGATGCAGCGTAATCTGTCATAGCCTTGCAGATCATCCTGCCATTGTGCCGGGGTATTGCCATACATATTGCGTAATAAATCCAGCCAGTGTTTACCGCGTAGCTGTGTTTCAACTTCATGCGCCAGTTTCATGGTTTGCTTTGCTGACCATTGTGGGAAGATGCCTGCATGTATCAATAAGTGCTGGTGCTGTGAAATCGCCATGGGCCGGTGTCTCAACCAGTCGAGCAATTCTTCACGGTCTGGTGCTTGCAGGATGTCGTCGAGGGTATCGCTGCGACTTGCTTTGCGTATGCCATTGGCGACAGCCAGCAAATGCAGGTCATGGTTGCCGAGTACGGATTCTGCCCGGCCAGCGATTTGCAAATCGCGTATCAGGCGCAGGCTGGCCAGCGATTTGGGACCACGGTTAACGAGGTCACCTGCAAACAAATATTGCGCATCTGGTTCGGTCTGCTCTATTTTTTTGAGCAGGCTTTGCAACTGGTCGGCACAGCCTTGTATATCGCCGATAAAATAAGTTATTGCCATTGCTGCCTCAGGGTTCTCCACCGAGGCGTTTCGCTTCTGCGCGGCTGATCAGGGCTTGTTGCTTTTGTTGTTCACGCACGCTGGCGGTGATCATGGTAGGCCAGCCTATCAGATGTTGCTCTGCAATTTCAGCCAGGCCGCGCATCCACGCCGGTGATTCATTCAGGCAGGGGATGTAATTGAATTCCTTGCCACCTGCTTTGAGAAAATCGGTCTTCACTTCCATGGCGATTTCTTCCAGAGTTTCCAGGCAGTCAGCGATAAAGCCGGGGCAAATCACGTCTATGCGTTTAACGCCCTCTTTGGCCAGCTTTGCCACGGTGGGTGCCGTGTAAGGTTGCAGCCATTCTGCCCGGCCCAGGCGTGACTGGAAGGTGACTACGTAATCATCCTTGCCCAGCCCCAGTTTTTCTGCGAGCAGCCTTGCGGTTTTATAACATTCGCAATGGTAGGCATCGCCACGCAATAAAAAGGCTTTGGGCAAACCATGGAAACTCATGACCAGTTTGTCCGGGCGACCATGGCTTTGCCAGTGATCCATGACCGACACGCGCAAAGCCTGTATATAACCATCATGGTCATGATAATTCTTGACGAAGCGCAGTTCAGGCATGTTCCTGACTTGCTGGTAATGCTGAACGACAGCGTCAAAATTGGAAGCAGTCGTCGTGGCAGAATATTGTGGATAGGCTGGCAGTATCAATATGCGTTCACAGCCTTCTTCTTTTAGTTTTTGCAAGACATCAGGGATGGATGGCGAGCCATACCGCATGGCATAGGCAACCTGCACTTCATGCCCACGTTCACCCAGATAGCCTTTCAATAACGCTGCCTGTTTTTGCGTATGTATTTTCAGTGGTGAACCATCCTTGGTCCAGACCGAGGCGTATTTCTTTGCTGACTGACCAGAACGGAAGGGCAGGATAATCCCATGCAAGATCATCCACCAGATCGGGCGCGGCACTTCAACCACGCGCCTGTCCCATAAAAATTGTTTGAGATAACGGCGAACTGCCGACGTTGTCGGTGCATCTGGTGTGCCCAGGTTGATCAGCACCACGGCTGTCTTGGCGATTTTGCCGTGTGAATATTCAGGTTCTTTAAGGAAGCGCATGATGTATTTTTTTCTTAAGATGCCAATAATTCTCTGGCGTGTTTGCGCGTAGTCGCCGTAATTTCTATGCCGCCCAGCATGCGGGCGATTTCTTCCACTCTTTGTTTATTATCGAGTGCTTCTATCTGTGAAACGGTTTTGCCATTCTGGTTGGCCTTGCTGACCTGGAAGTGCTGGTTTGCCTGGCTGGCTACTTGCGGCAGATGCGTAACGCACAAGACTTGCCGGTCCTGGCCAAGTCGTTTCAGCAAGCGCCCAACCACTTCAGCCACGCCACCACCTATGCCACTATCCACTTCATCAAATATGAGGGTAGGAGTGGCAGTAGCGCAAGAGGTGATGACAGAAATCGCCAGTGATATACGCGCCAGCTCACCACCAGATGCCACCTTGGCCAGCGGCCTTGCCTGCACACCGGCATGGCCTGCCACCAGGAACTCCACCTGTTCCAGGCCATAGGCGGCAGGTTCCACAGGATTGAGTGCAACAGAGAAACTGCCGCCACTCATGCTCAGGTCTTGCATTGCGGTAGTGACTGCCGCGCCCAGATCCGTGGCAACTTTTTGTCTGGCCTTGCTGAGTTTTTGTGCTGTTTGTAGGTAAGCCAGCCTGGCTTTTTCTTCCTGTGCTTTCAGGGCGTCCATGTCAGTCGCATTGGATAGCTGTGCCAACTGGGCTGATAGCGTGGCAAATTCTTCGTGCAATTTTTCAGGGGCAACGTGAAAGCGTCTTGCTGTAGTGTGTATCGCTTCCACGCGGTTTTCGACTTCGCGCAGACGGGCCGGGTCGAGTTCTGTGCGGCTCAGGTAGTCGTTGATTGCGTAGGTGGTTTCCTGCAAATTGATGCAGGCAGATTCCAGCGCATCGGTGACGGGCTTGAGTGCGGCATCATAATCGAGCAGTTTCAAGAGTTTTTGCTGAATGGCACTCAACTGTGACAGGACCGGATGTTCGGATTCCGATATCAATGCTGCTGCTTCCTGCGCACCTTCGAGCAGGCTGGCGGCGTGAGCCAGGCGGCTGTGCTCCTGGCTGATGCTTTCCCATTCACCGGGTTTGATCTGCAATTTATCGAGTTCGCCGACCTGCCATTCCAGACGCTCGCGTTCTTGCAAGACACTCTTGGCATTTGTTTCAAATTCTTCGCGTTGCTTGCTGATATTGCGCCAGGCACGGTAGCGCAAACCAACTTCTGCAACTTGCTCTTGCAAGCCACCTTGCATGTCCAGCAAGTCGCGCTGTGCTTCGGTTTTCAACAATGATTGGTGCGCATGCTGCCCGTGGATATCCACCAGCATGTCGCCTATCTCGCGCAATTGCCCTGCAGTGGCGGTGATGCCATTGATCCAGGCCTTGGAACGGCCTGCATTATCGATGGTACGACGCAAGATCAGCGGCTGATCCTGGTCAAAGAATTCATGTTCTTTGAGCCAGGCGGCGAGTGTTTCATTGACGGCAAATTCTGCGCTGATATCAGTCTTGCTGGCAGACTCGCGCACCATGCTGGCGTCACCCCGGCCACCCAGGGCCAGTGTCAGGGCATCAATCAGAATGGACTTACCCGCACCGGTTTCACCGG
This is a stretch of genomic DNA from Undibacterium sp. KW1. It encodes these proteins:
- a CDS encoding deoxyribodipyrimidine photo-lyase, with product MQENKAHKAHYPRSLVWFRRDLRNFDHAALYHALRQSDEVCCAFIFDKTILDNLPENDRRVAFIHESILELDQELQQMGSGLLVRYAHAETAIPQLVAELGVDAVFTNHDYEPQAATRDESVRQELLKQNCAFLSFKDQVIFEKAEVLSLANAPFSVFTPYKNAWLKKFHAEGSDFYSRSYPIEKYAHKLSSISAQTIPTLAEMGFALATERRMPVAAGMSGAKALLEDFVGRMKLYEQSRDFPAVKGPSYLSVHLRFGTISIRQLVQEAVRQMRISANCGAEIWLSELVWRDFYFMILHHHPHVASRSFKPDYDAIQWETGPQADAHFAAWCEGRTGYPLVDAAMLQLNQTGYMHNRLRMVTACFLIKDLGIDWRRGEAYFAEHLNDFDLSANNGGWQWASSSGCDAQPYFRIFNPITQSEKFDTEGKFIKRYLPQLAKLDKRSIHAPWKAAPLLLEQAGVKIGRDYPFPLVEHDVARKQTLTRYAVVKKVATHDEDE
- a CDS encoding YqgE/AlgH family protein, with the translated sequence MTSRHKFQVKSEDDNNLELNLTNHFLIAMPSMMDPVFGGTVIYLCEHSPRGAMGMVINRPIELTVAGLFDRIDLKLEIIPDSHPIGKRPVIFGGPVQDDRGFVLHTPVGAYSSSLKVTDEIAFTTSRDVLEAVAAGDGPEQVLISVGYAGWGAGQLEQEILANGWLTVAADARILFDLPLEERFAAAIKLLGIDPLMLAAEAGHA
- the ruvX gene encoding Holliday junction resolvase RuvX, with amino-acid sequence MAASEGTVLAFDFGLKRIGVAVGNTFLRQAEALSIIHAPTNDGKFADITKLIEKWQPVLCVVGLPMHPDGADNEMTQRCKRFANQLNGRFNLPAVLVDERYSSAVLSGSRGEFIDDDAAALILQQYFDETP
- the pyrR gene encoding bifunctional pyr operon transcriptional regulator/uracil phosphoribosyltransferase PyrR, with product MTTTTINAAQLDAETLYQQLLEQIRPHALAQDKLAIVGIYSGGAWIAERLVQDLGLPNKAGRIDVSFYRDDYAAKGLHAEVKPTQIPFDVDGAQIILVDDVLYTGRTTRAAINELFDYGRPARIMLATLVDRGGRELPVAADFVAHTASFEPAVSVNLQRAVDGTFSISVDHA
- a CDS encoding aspartate carbamoyltransferase catalytic subunit; the encoded protein is MHNPQLNKHGELQHLLTIDGLPKAIVNHILDTASSFVSVSDREVKKVPLMRGKSVFNLFFENSTRTRTTFEIASKRLSADVINLNIAASSTSKGESLLDTIDNLAAMHADMFVVRHATSGAPFLIAKHLNDTKQHHVHVVNAGDGRHAHPTQGLLDMYTIRHYKKDFTNLTVAIVGDVLHSRVARSDIHALTMLGVPEVRVIGPRTLLPGGLEQMGVRVFNNMDEGLKGVDVIIMLRLQNERMSGALLPSAQEYFKSYGLTPERLALAKSDAIVMHPGPMNRGVEIDSAVADGPQAVILPQVTFGIAVRMAVMSIVAGNSGGA
- a CDS encoding dihydroorotase, with amino-acid sequence MKIHIKNGRVIDPASASDAVHDVFIAAGKIVAIGQAPADFVANKTVDATGLIVAPGLVDLSARLREPGFEYKATLESELQAAMRGGVTSLVCPPDTDPVLDESGLVEMLKQRARMQNKAHVYPLGALTVGLKGESLTEMAELTQAGCIGFSQAEETIANTNTLQRALDYAATFGFTVWLRPQDAYIGQGGVAHSGPLASRLGLSGVPVMAETIALHTLFELMRATGAKVHLCRISSAAGLELIRKAKKEGLPLTCDVGAHHVHLTDADIGYFDSNARLTPPLRSQRDRDAISAALKDGTIDAICSDHTPVDDDEKLLPFAEASPGATGLELLLSLALKWAEDSRGDVSLMLALSKISQHAARVAGVPAGQIAVGQAADICIFDPVTRWKVEAKALASQGKHTPFLGYELPGVVKATIVSGHIAFDALH
- a CDS encoding 1-acyl-sn-glycerol-3-phosphate acyltransferase, whose product is MIVWHFFRIFLHLTAGLLTCALIFPFSSDARRDYLVRRWSVKLLAICTVDVAFKDKSEGAVNPSAMIVSNHVSWLDIFVINTLHPCHFVAKSDIRNWPLLGWLCEKAGTIFLVRGRQRDVRRIYEGLVHQIEAGKRIAFFPEGTTAAQGNLLSFHANLFEAAIEAHVPVQPFVVRYLDAQGQLHPAADFIGDMTFAESMRIILLAPRMTAELVRLPAIPTEGAHRREVAQVARAAVMKELGISE
- a CDS encoding symmetrical bis(5'-nucleosyl)-tetraphosphatase; this encodes MAITYFIGDIQGCADQLQSLLKKIEQTEPDAQYLFAGDLVNRGPKSLASLRLIRDLQIAGRAESVLGNHDLHLLAVANGIRKASRSDTLDDILQAPDREELLDWLRHRPMAISQHQHLLIHAGIFPQWSAKQTMKLAHEVETQLRGKHWLDLLRNMYGNTPAQWQDDLQGYDRLRCIINALTRMRFCSADGVMDFDSKDGLESAPQGFAPWFDLSRASEKNTLVFGHWSTLGLILRDNLISLDTGCVWGGKLTAVALEDRQVVQIDCPQQQKPG
- the hemH gene encoding ferrochelatase, translating into MRFLKEPEYSHGKIAKTAVVLINLGTPDAPTTSAVRRYLKQFLWDRRVVEVPRPIWWMILHGIILPFRSGQSAKKYASVWTKDGSPLKIHTQKQAALLKGYLGERGHEVQVAYAMRYGSPSIPDVLQKLKEEGCERILILPAYPQYSATTTASNFDAVVQHYQQVRNMPELRFVKNYHDHDGYIQALRVSVMDHWQSHGRPDKLVMSFHGLPKAFLLRGDAYHCECYKTARLLAEKLGLGKDDYVVTFQSRLGRAEWLQPYTAPTVAKLAKEGVKRIDVICPGFIADCLETLEEIAMEVKTDFLKAGGKEFNYIPCLNESPAWMRGLAEIAEQHLIGWPTMITASVREQQKQQALISRAEAKRLGGEP
- the recN gene encoding DNA repair protein RecN yields the protein MLRTLAIRDFVIVDTLELEFSSGFSVLTGETGAGKSILIDALTLALGGRGDASMVRESASKTDISAEFAVNETLAAWLKEHEFFDQDQPLILRRTIDNAGRSKAWINGITATAGQLREIGDMLVDIHGQHAHQSLLKTEAQRDLLDMQGGLQEQVAEVGLRYRAWRNISKQREEFETNAKSVLQERERLEWQVGELDKLQIKPGEWESISQEHSRLAHAASLLEGAQEAAALISESEHPVLSQLSAIQQKLLKLLDYDAALKPVTDALESACINLQETTYAINDYLSRTELDPARLREVENRVEAIHTTARRFHVAPEKLHEEFATLSAQLAQLSNATDMDALKAQEEKARLAYLQTAQKLSKARQKVATDLGAAVTTAMQDLSMSGGSFSVALNPVEPAAYGLEQVEFLVAGHAGVQARPLAKVASGGELARISLAISVITSCATATPTLIFDEVDSGIGGGVAEVVGRLLKRLGQDRQVLCVTHLPQVASQANQHFQVSKANQNGKTVSQIEALDNKQRVEEIARMLGGIEITATTRKHARELLAS